The sequence ATCGCTTGTGGAGCCACCGGACCTTCGCGGCCGCGTCCGCGCTGTCGGCGGCAGCGTTCGTGGCGGCTTGCAGCGCGCCGAGCGGACGAGAGGCGGCGGGGAGCGTCGCCATGGCGACGCCGCCGATCAAGCACGTGTTCGTGATCGTGCTCGAGAACCAAGGCTACGACACGACCTTCGCGCCGACGACGCGCGCGACCTATCTCGCCGATACGCTGACCAAGCAAGGCGCGCTTCTCCGGCAGTACTACGGCATCGGGCACTTCAGCCTCGACAACTACATCGCGATGGTCAGCGGAATGCCGGCTACGGCGCTCACGCAGATCGATTGTCCTCGGTTCGTCGACTTCGTTCAGACCGGCACCGCCGAGGGAATCCCCGTCGGCGCGGGGTGCGTGTATCCCGCGTCGGTGAAGACGATCGCGAATCAGCTCGAGGCGCGTACGTACACATGGCGCGGGTACATGGAGGACATGGGAGCGGACAGCACTCGCGAGGCGGCGACCTGCGGACATCCGACGATCGGTCTCCCGGACTCCACCGAATGGGCGACGCCGAAGGATCAATACGCGACGAAGCACAACCCGTTCATGTACTTCCATTCGGTGATCGATTCGCCATCCTGTAAACGGCGCATCGTGCCGCTGCCCGCGCTGCTCAAGGATCTCGAGTCCGCGTCGACGACACCGAACTTCTCGTTCATCACGCCCAACCTCTGCCACGATGGACACGACCGGCCGTGCGTGAACGGCGAGCCGGGGGGACTGGAATCGGCGAATCTGTTTCTCAAGCACTGGGTGCCGATCATCACGCAGTCGCAGGCTTTCCGCGACGACGGTCTGCTCATCATCACGTTCGACGAGGCGCTGTCACTCGACCGCACGTCGTGCTGCGGACAGGTGCCAGGCCCGAACGCGCGTGTGGCGCAGGACGGCCTGTTCGGCGGCGGGCGCATCGGCGCGGTGCTTCTCTCCCCTTACATCAAGCCGGGCACGGTGTCGGAGACGCCGTACAACCACTATTCGCTGCTCAGGAGCGTCGAGGACATGTTCGGTCTCGGACACCTCGGCTATGCGCAACTGAAGGGCGTGACTTCGTTCGGGGACGACGTCTTTACTTCGACGGGATCGCCCGCTTCATCGAACGGGGCTTCACGCCCATAAAGTCGTCCTCGCCGACTGGCAGTCGCGTCTCGATGCCGGCGGTCGCGGGTAACTGAACGGCAAAACGGTTGGAACCGCACACTTGGACGGGAACAGCAAGACCCTTTGGCAAAAGGCAGAGGGTCTCGCTCGATCGGGAGACCTTCACTGTCACGCGGAAACGTCCGGTCGCCCCAGTCGATTTGCGTGTATTAGGCGTCGATTCGACATTCCTCGCGCTCCTCCTCCCCCCCTTCAAAATCCACTACCACATGTCTCATCTGCTCCGGGTGTTCCGGGCGGGCGGCTTTGTGCTACCGACCTGTCTGCTCGGCGGCACCCTGACGGGCCAGCAGCCGGCGCTCGACACGGTCACCGTGGTGGCGTCCCGAACTCGCGCGTCGGGTGTCGCGCGCAGCGTCGAGGTCATCTCGCGCGAACAGATCGCGCGGTTAGCGGCGCGCAACGTGTCGGACATCTTGTCGACGGTGATGGGCGTCGACGTGTACGGACGGTCGGCGGCGCAGGCCGACGTCTCGATTCGCGGCAGCTCGCCCGAGCAGGTCGTGATGCTCGTGGACGGCGTGCGAATGACCGACGTGCAGTCGGCGCACTACACGCTCGACGTCGCGGTGCCGCTCGAATCGATCGAGCGAATCGAGGTGCTGCGCGGAATGGGCTCGGCGCTCTACGGCCCGGACGCGGTCGGCGGAGTGATCGACATCATCACGCGGCGCAATCAGCCGGGCGAAGTTCGCGCGCGATCGGGCAGCTTCGGCACCGTCGGCGGCGGGTTGGCCGGAGGCACATCGAGCGACGCCCTTTCGCTCGCGGCGGCGGCCGACTTCGACAAGTCCGACGGCCATCGCGATGGCGCCGACTATCGGATCGGGCAGGGACGCGTGTCGCTGTCCGCGCCGACGCCGGGGGGCTTTTTGCGAACGAATCTCGCGCTGGGCGTGCGAGACTTCGGCGCGGCCGA is a genomic window of Gemmatimonadaceae bacterium containing:
- a CDS encoding alkaline phosphatase family protein; its protein translation is MNRLWSHRTFAAASALSAAAFVAACSAPSGREAAGSVAMATPPIKHVFVIVLENQGYDTTFAPTTRATYLADTLTKQGALLRQYYGIGHFSLDNYIAMVSGMPATALTQIDCPRFVDFVQTGTAEGIPVGAGCVYPASVKTIANQLEARTYTWRGYMEDMGADSTREAATCGHPTIGLPDSTEWATPKDQYATKHNPFMYFHSVIDSPSCKRRIVPLPALLKDLESASTTPNFSFITPNLCHDGHDRPCVNGEPGGLESANLFLKHWVPIITQSQAFRDDGLLIITFDEALSLDRTSCCGQVPGPNARVAQDGLFGGGRIGAVLLSPYIKPGTVSETPYNHYSLLRSVEDMFGLGHLGYAQLKGVTSFGDDVFTSTGSPASSNGASRP